One Synechocystis sp. LKSZ1 genomic window, TTCAACACCAATACAGAAAGCTATTCCTAACTATAATTATGCAAAGTTATATGATACTGCATACGCTGAATACAACCTGGGGAATTATCAAGAAGCATGCAGACTAATAAAATTAATGGAAGCTAAATTTTCTGATGATCCCAATATCTTGCTACTTCATGGTCATATTCTTGTTGGACTTGAAAAATATGATGAAGCCTACAAAAAATATCGGCTAGTTCTATCTTTGAGCAATCGTCAAGATATATTACTGGCTGCAAGAAAATCAATACAAACAATTGAATCTTTATTGCTTCCAGAAAATAATTCTCAGTCCGTTAACTCCAACCAAGAATCCCAGCTTATTTTAAATAATTATCAGCAAGGCAGAAAGAATTTTTCTAGGAAAAAAATTGGCAAATTGATTTTAAAAAATACTGATCTTCCCGACATAAATTTTCATTCATCAGATTTAAGCTATTCTGATTTTCAAAATTCTAGATTAATCCAGGCAGTATTTGAGAATGCAATTCTAGTTAATGCTAATTTTGGCAATACTAATTTATTTCAATCTAATTTTAAAAAAGCAAATCTAGTTAATGCTTCTTTTAAAGGAGCCAATTTACAAGGGGCTGATTTTAGAGGTACTGATGTTACTCATTGTGATTTTACAAATGCGAATCTTAAAGATGCAAATTTGTGTGGTATTGACCTGAGAAAAGCAAGTATTTCTCTTCGTCAATTGGCCATCGCCAAAACAGATTTAAAAACAGAAATACCTGATATTTCTTTATAAGGCTTGAGAATATTGTATTGAAAAATTAATAAATAAAATTGATTCCTAACCAACCTAACATGAAGCTAAAAACTAAAGGCGTACTCTATGAGACCGATTTTGCCTTGTGGATAGAAGAAACCTTAGCGTTATTAAATGCCCGTAACTTTGCCCAACTGGATCTAGAACATCTGATGGAGGAAATTGAAGCCTTGGGAATCAGCCAACGGAAAGCCGTTGCTAGTTTTCTCGTGCGTCTATTCGAGCATTTACTCAAACGATGCTATGTCAATTTGCCCGACTGCTATCGGGGTTGGGAAATCGAAATTCGTAACTTTCGTCGAGAACTGAAACGAGAGTTGAAATACTCCCCCAGTCTCCAACGCTTTATGTTGGACATTTGGCCCGAATCCTACCAAGAGGCCCTTGGGGCCATGCAAGAAGACTATCCTGAAACGGCTTTTCCCCAAGCTTGTCCCTGGCCCCTCGATAGCGAAGTCCTACTGAATCAGGCGTTTTGGCAAGATATTGAGGCCTAAGTAATGGCCCAACCCCCGCCCATCAATGTTACCAGACACGAGGTAAAGCCCTTCTACTAAAAGAGTAAGTGGTAATACCCATATAGTGGTAGTATTATCTATACAGTGAAGGACAACATGACAGGCAGCTACATGCTATGGGCTGTTTTCTTTGGAAGCTTTCTAGGAAGACCATCACAGCGACGATTAGCTTACTCGTATTACCGGTGATACCCCCCTTTTGAATGAGCGATGAATGAAGGTATGGGTTTAGTGGACATTCAAGCTATCCTTATCCAGCTACTCAAAACTATTGATTGCGTTCTTTGGATTCACGCTTTAGAGCACAATAAATTAATTTATATTAATCCCGCTTATAATCAAATTTGGGGTGAATTCTCTGGCAATTATGAAGAGGCTTTTTCGGTTTATCTAGCTTCGATTCATCCTGAAGATCAAGAGAGTGTTATTCGGGTTTTCAATTCTCCATTTCAGCAAAATTTAACACATTTTGAATATCGAGTTTTTAATCGAGACGGCAATCTACGTTGGATTCAAACAAAACGCTATCCTATTGCCAATGAGTCAGGGGCAATCGTTCATGTGGTGGATGTTTCTTATGACATAACAGAGAGAAAAAATTCACAAATTTCTTTGGAAAAATTCAGAAAGCTCTTTGAAAAACTATTAGAGGCTGTTCCTGTTGGCATTTTTCAAAATGACGCCCAAGGAAACTGTATTTATATTAATCAAAAAACCTGTGAAATTCTTGATATTACTTTGCAGGAGTGCCTTGGCCAAGGATGGGTACAGCGTGTTCATCCTGATGATTTAGAACAAGTCATCCAATCTTGGAATAAAGCCTTTAGTGAAAAGACATTTTGGCAGGGAGAATATCGTTTCTTACATCG contains:
- a CDS encoding DUF29 domain-containing protein, which translates into the protein MKLKTKGVLYETDFALWIEETLALLNARNFAQLDLEHLMEEIEALGISQRKAVASFLVRLFEHLLKRCYVNLPDCYRGWEIEIRNFRRELKRELKYSPSLQRFMLDIWPESYQEALGAMQEDYPETAFPQACPWPLDSEVLLNQAFWQDIEA
- a CDS encoding diguanylate cyclase, with the protein product MNEGMGLVDIQAILIQLLKTIDCVLWIHALEHNKLIYINPAYNQIWGEFSGNYEEAFSVYLASIHPEDQESVIRVFNSPFQQNLTHFEYRVFNRDGNLRWIQTKRYPIANESGAIVHVVDVSYDITERKNSQISLEKFRKLFEKLLEAVPVGIFQNDAQGNCIYINQKTCEILDITLQECLGQGWVQRVHPDDLEQVIQSWNKAFSEKTFWQGEYRFLHRNRIIVWVIAQCVFIFNEEGENLGSIGSLTDITNKKELENQLEIANRELEKLVNLDSLTEVYNRRYFNEFLAREWERAKREKKPLSLIMIDVDCFKLYNDNYGHLLGDQALQLVAKSLSKLVHRPADLVARYGGEEFAVVLPYTNLEGAIHVATNITQEIAQLAIPHDYSYVSKYLTLSMGISCLIPNAEQSLETLIHQADCALYQAKRKGRNQIQWHED